The Halorhabdus sp. BNX81 genome includes a region encoding these proteins:
- a CDS encoding beta-ketoacyl-ACP reductase codes for MEAKTCVVTGASRGIGRGIAERFGNAGCEVAVNYRSSGEAAREVVETIEDAGGSAIAVKADVTEPEQVKAMAEDVEDAFGTVDVLVNNAGINQDVFFKEMSHEQWDTVLDVHLDGAFHCTQTFYDDIAAAESGRLINISSIVAKGGNLGQANYATAKAGIFGFTRTLAQELAREGSTANCVAPGFIETSMVTDLPESIIEQVEEDTPLGRIGDVEEVADVVAFLASERSSFITGEVIDVNGGMDL; via the coding sequence ATGGAAGCGAAGACTTGCGTCGTGACCGGCGCATCGCGAGGAATCGGCCGTGGGATCGCCGAACGGTTCGGCAACGCGGGCTGTGAGGTCGCTGTCAACTACCGGAGTTCAGGAGAAGCCGCCCGTGAGGTCGTCGAGACGATCGAGGACGCCGGCGGATCGGCGATCGCCGTCAAGGCCGACGTCACCGAACCCGAACAGGTGAAAGCGATGGCCGAGGACGTCGAAGACGCCTTCGGGACAGTCGACGTGCTGGTCAACAACGCCGGCATCAATCAGGACGTCTTCTTCAAGGAGATGAGCCACGAGCAGTGGGACACCGTTCTCGACGTCCACCTGGACGGAGCCTTTCACTGCACCCAGACCTTCTACGACGACATCGCGGCCGCTGAGAGCGGTCGCCTGATCAACATCTCCAGCATCGTCGCCAAGGGCGGTAATCTTGGGCAGGCCAACTACGCGACGGCGAAGGCCGGCATCTTCGGGTTCACCCGGACGCTCGCCCAGGAACTCGCCCGCGAGGGATCGACGGCCAACTGCGTCGCCCCCGGGTTCATCGAGACGAGCATGGTGACCGACCTGCCCGAGTCGATCATCGAGCAGGTCGAGGAAGACACCCCACTCGGCCGGATCGGCGACGTCGAGGAAGTCGCCGACGTCGTTGCCTTCCTCGCGAGCGAGCGGTCGTCGTTCATCACGGGTGAGGTGATCGACGTCAACGGCGGGATGGATCTTTAG
- a CDS encoding DUF5786 family protein, with protein sequence MSMGAYDDEEHERRERKNSSVDASFDDDRTDYHGSVDYESEDSTEELLETFKEIQSD encoded by the coding sequence ATGTCGATGGGCGCGTACGATGACGAGGAACACGAACGCCGTGAACGCAAGAACAGTTCGGTCGACGCGAGTTTCGACGACGACCGGACGGACTACCACGGCAGTGTCGACTACGAAAGTGAGGACTCGACCGAGGAACTGCTGGAGACGTTCAAGGAGATCCAGTCCGACTGA
- a CDS encoding class I SAM-dependent methyltransferase family protein, with protein sequence MSDDSPIPDDEEEVSGVLTGESEGSGVLTGEYEGELAVVVEKPRAQQAIDALTDEGVYDADRRVRAYGDGGVSIPVTAVPETVDFHEVVRQVGDPRLRTLADHLRERGWTGAEVDRAPSSWAVVGSVILVEIGDAPRPEELGEALLDLHSEADTVLERHGIAGEHREPDVSVLAGEGDTETIHTEHGTRYALDLAKVMFSPGNKEERAGMAEVVSDGETVLDMFAGIGYFTLPMARAGGDVVAVERNPTAFQYLLENARLNDVTDRVQPYRADCRDVVDGVSADRVVMGYYDAYEYLDSALDALKSRGTVHLHEATPEDLVFDRPIDRLEAAASDRDRSVEVLDTRRVKSYSEGVEHVVVDARIR encoded by the coding sequence ATGAGTGACGACAGTCCGATTCCGGACGACGAAGAGGAGGTGTCCGGGGTTCTCACCGGCGAAAGTGAAGGGTCCGGGGTTCTCACCGGGGAATATGAGGGTGAGCTCGCCGTCGTCGTCGAGAAACCCCGCGCCCAGCAAGCCATCGACGCCCTGACCGACGAGGGCGTCTACGACGCAGACCGGCGCGTCCGGGCCTACGGCGACGGCGGCGTCTCGATCCCCGTGACGGCCGTCCCCGAAACCGTCGACTTTCACGAAGTCGTCCGGCAGGTCGGCGATCCTCGACTGCGGACGCTGGCCGATCACCTCCGCGAGCGCGGGTGGACCGGAGCGGAGGTCGACCGTGCGCCGTCGTCGTGGGCCGTCGTCGGGAGCGTGATCCTCGTCGAGATCGGCGACGCACCGCGGCCCGAGGAACTGGGCGAGGCGCTGCTGGACCTCCACAGTGAGGCCGACACCGTCCTCGAACGCCACGGGATCGCCGGCGAGCACCGCGAGCCGGACGTGTCCGTGCTCGCCGGCGAGGGCGATACGGAGACGATCCACACCGAGCACGGCACGCGCTACGCGTTGGACCTCGCGAAAGTCATGTTCTCGCCGGGCAACAAGGAGGAGCGGGCAGGCATGGCCGAAGTGGTGAGTGACGGCGAGACCGTCCTCGACATGTTCGCCGGGATCGGCTACTTCACGCTGCCGATGGCCCGGGCCGGCGGGGACGTGGTCGCCGTCGAGCGCAACCCGACCGCGTTCCAGTACCTGCTGGAGAACGCCCGGCTCAACGACGTGACCGACCGTGTCCAGCCCTATCGGGCCGACTGTCGTGATGTGGTCGATGGGGTCAGTGCAGATCGCGTCGTCATGGGCTACTACGACGCCTACGAGTACCTCGACAGTGCCCTCGACGCGCTGAAATCAAGGGGAACCGTGCACCTTCACGAAGCGACGCCGGAAGACCTGGTGTTCGACCGGCCGATCGATCGGCTGGAGGCGGCCGCGAGCGATCGAGACCGGTCGGTCGAAGTACTCGACACTCGTCGGGTGAAGAGTTACAGCGAGGGCGTCGAACACGTCGTCGTGGACGCACGGATCCGGTGA
- a CDS encoding nitrogenase component I subunit alpha, giving the protein MRLNCNDSIPDRDDHVVEKGSEEYDPENPGECIDSNEPTTPGDMTERGCTYAGCRGVVGGPVKDVLHVTHGPTGCAYYSWGYRPHLASDTSQHMDNVFVSNLQENQIIMGGEDRLLETILEAHEEFPDAEGIFVYNTCSPALIGDDGFDVAKRAEEEIDDDVPVTFFPCAGFSGVSQSKGHHVGNNVIFDELIDPAETPEREEMTINIVGEYNIKGDLEVIRPPLEELGLDINVTFTGDGDLESIRQMPKASLNVVHCARSAGYITDMIEDAYGTPSIEVSFWGTRHMSKAIEKVADFFDIEERGQEVIESELDAIDDRLQYYRDRLEGNRVFIYQGGPRCWHWPPMLEEDLGMDVVAVGSTFGHADDHRKIFERVGEDTLVVDNPNGPELEEILADYDIDLFISGNKEKFLAYKRGISFVNGHSYDSGPYAGFRGLLGFAEDMDKAVNNPVWDLVGEEAEPFGGDGSPDVLDHVGDASGVAD; this is encoded by the coding sequence ATGAGACTGAACTGCAACGATTCGATCCCGGACCGCGACGACCACGTCGTCGAGAAGGGATCCGAGGAGTACGACCCGGAGAACCCGGGGGAGTGTATCGACAGCAACGAACCGACGACGCCCGGCGACATGACCGAGCGCGGGTGTACCTACGCCGGCTGTCGGGGCGTCGTCGGCGGGCCCGTGAAAGACGTCCTGCACGTCACCCACGGCCCGACAGGGTGTGCGTACTACTCCTGGGGCTACCGGCCCCACCTGGCCAGCGACACGAGTCAGCACATGGACAACGTCTTCGTCTCGAACCTCCAGGAGAACCAGATCATCATGGGCGGGGAGGACCGCCTGCTGGAGACGATCCTCGAGGCCCACGAGGAATTCCCCGACGCCGAGGGTATCTTCGTGTACAACACTTGCTCACCGGCTCTCATCGGTGACGACGGCTTCGACGTGGCAAAGCGCGCCGAGGAGGAAATCGACGACGACGTGCCGGTGACGTTCTTCCCGTGTGCCGGGTTCTCGGGGGTCAGCCAGTCGAAGGGCCACCACGTCGGCAACAACGTCATCTTCGACGAGTTGATCGACCCCGCCGAGACGCCCGAACGCGAGGAGATGACGATCAACATCGTCGGCGAGTACAACATCAAGGGTGACCTGGAAGTCATCCGGCCGCCGCTTGAGGAGCTGGGCCTGGACATCAACGTCACGTTCACCGGCGACGGCGATCTGGAGAGCATCCGCCAGATGCCGAAGGCAAGCCTCAACGTCGTTCACTGCGCCCGTTCGGCTGGCTACATCACGGACATGATCGAGGACGCCTACGGGACGCCCTCGATCGAGGTCTCCTTCTGGGGGACCCGCCACATGTCCAAAGCCATCGAGAAGGTCGCCGACTTCTTCGACATCGAAGAGCGCGGCCAGGAAGTCATCGAGTCCGAACTCGATGCTATCGACGACCGACTCCAGTACTACCGCGATCGCCTGGAAGGCAACCGGGTGTTCATCTACCAGGGTGGCCCGCGGTGCTGGCACTGGCCGCCGATGTTAGAGGAGGACCTGGGCATGGACGTCGTCGCCGTGGGCTCGACGTTCGGCCACGCGGACGACCATCGCAAGATCTTCGAGCGCGTCGGCGAAGACACCCTGGTCGTGGACAACCCCAACGGCCCCGAACTCGAGGAGATCCTCGCTGACTACGACATCGACCTGTTCATCTCGGGCAACAAGGAGAAGTTCCTCGCGTACAAGCGCGGGATCAGCTTCGTCAACGGCCACAGCTACGACTCGGGGCCCTACGCCGGTTTCCGCGGCCTGCTCGGGTTCGCCGAGGACATGGACAAGGCCGTCAACAACCCCGTCTGGGATCTCGTCGGCGAGGAAGCCGAACCGTTCGGCGGCGACGGGAGCCCGGACGTGCTCGATCACGTCGGCGACGCCTCGGGGGTGGCGGACTGA
- a CDS encoding YkgJ family cysteine cluster protein, whose product MEVDCKGCAGCCLDWRPLAAGDIDHERRGPYEPLDDEYNLVPLHREAIRGFVEEGLADALVPRLFASEDGIDVGGVSVAAIDGRPAFFVGLRSVPKPVAPFGHEPSWLSSCIFLDPTTLQCRIHNTDRYPETCEIYPGENLVLDVETECERVEAEHGGDRLLDDEPPEDATPNFGPAAIGETVFAHPDPDRIGDAITGLRDGESTRDDRAEFIAVAAASSPGTLEVEPRRYEQVRERAATAESWISEAIAEWRRRAETSAADPTLARTIETRRGATPTPGWDGSQ is encoded by the coding sequence ATGGAGGTCGATTGCAAGGGGTGTGCGGGTTGCTGTCTCGACTGGCGGCCGCTCGCCGCGGGGGACATCGATCACGAGCGGCGCGGCCCCTACGAACCACTCGACGACGAGTACAACCTCGTCCCCCTCCATCGTGAGGCGATCCGCGGGTTCGTGGAGGAGGGGCTGGCCGACGCACTCGTCCCCAGACTGTTCGCGAGCGAGGATGGCATCGACGTCGGCGGGGTCTCGGTGGCAGCGATCGACGGCCGGCCGGCGTTTTTCGTCGGGCTGCGGTCGGTCCCGAAGCCAGTAGCTCCGTTCGGCCACGAACCGAGCTGGCTGTCGAGTTGCATCTTCCTCGACCCGACGACGTTGCAGTGTCGAATCCACAACACCGACCGGTATCCCGAGACCTGCGAAATCTACCCTGGCGAGAACCTCGTCCTCGATGTCGAAACGGAGTGTGAACGCGTCGAGGCCGAACACGGCGGCGATCGATTGCTCGACGACGAGCCCCCGGAAGATGCGACGCCGAACTTCGGTCCCGCGGCGATCGGGGAGACAGTCTTCGCACATCCGGATCCGGATCGGATCGGGGACGCCATCACGGGGCTTCGCGATGGCGAATCGACGCGGGACGACCGCGCGGAGTTCATCGCGGTCGCGGCAGCGTCGAGTCCGGGCACCTTAGAGGTCGAGCCGAGGCGGTACGAGCAGGTTCGCGAGCGGGCAGCGACCGCCGAGTCATGGATCAGTGAGGCCATAGCCGAGTGGCGACGACGGGCGGAAACCAGCGCTGCCGATCCGACGCTCGCACGGACGATCGAAACCCGGCGCGGAGCCACGCCCACGCCCGGGTGGGACGGAAGTCAGTGA
- a CDS encoding nitrogenase component 1: MSGEADQREASENASGGAASTDDIPEGVPDEAEACSQDRTGFINPVRMCAPIGAMIGTLGVHGGVPLIHGSNGCATYPRHEMNRHFEEPVETGVTSLTEGSTVFGGADNLIEGLENIYERVDPTMITGISTCLSETIGDDIEGIVMEYQATNPEVDVPILSVNAPSYVGTHITGMDNFVTEVVQRFPEPGKPTNRLNVIPGWVDPGDIRELRHILEEIGANPLWLTDYSDPLDGGLYEEDLDHPPGGTPIEDLEDAANSRGTVAIQKHVGGEGARLLGEEYNQQVSVGPMPVGVRNTDRFVEAVTQITGLDRSERLKKERARLLDAIVDAHMYLSGLRVGVFGDPDWIEGITEFLAEAGSEPVHALTSFESDAWTEDMLAVADRHDLDLHVRHESDLKELEDMLDDEPVDLLVGPSKGKFLADEQDIPLVRTGFPVEDRFGYHRRATVGYRGSINLLDDVVNAFLRGGNERLVSNTTLDTDLEGGVR, from the coding sequence GTGAGCGGCGAGGCTGACCAGCGGGAAGCCTCGGAGAATGCGAGCGGCGGAGCCGCGAGCACCGACGACATCCCCGAAGGCGTCCCCGACGAGGCCGAAGCCTGTTCGCAGGACCGCACCGGGTTCATCAATCCGGTGCGGATGTGCGCGCCGATCGGCGCGATGATCGGCACGCTGGGTGTCCACGGCGGCGTCCCGCTGATTCACGGGTCGAACGGCTGTGCGACCTACCCGCGCCACGAGATGAACCGCCACTTCGAGGAGCCCGTCGAGACGGGCGTCACCTCGCTGACGGAGGGTTCGACGGTCTTCGGCGGGGCGGACAACCTCATCGAGGGCTTGGAGAACATCTACGAGCGGGTGGACCCGACGATGATCACGGGCATCTCGACGTGTCTCTCCGAGACGATCGGCGACGACATCGAGGGGATCGTCATGGAGTACCAGGCGACCAACCCCGAGGTGGACGTGCCGATCCTCTCGGTCAACGCGCCGAGTTACGTCGGCACCCACATCACCGGGATGGACAACTTCGTCACCGAGGTCGTCCAGCGCTTCCCCGAACCCGGCAAGCCGACCAACCGGCTGAACGTGATCCCCGGCTGGGTCGATCCGGGCGACATCCGCGAACTTCGGCACATCTTGGAGGAGATCGGCGCGAACCCGCTGTGGCTGACCGACTACTCGGATCCACTTGACGGCGGGCTCTACGAGGAGGACCTCGACCATCCGCCCGGCGGCACGCCGATCGAGGACCTCGAAGACGCCGCCAACTCCCGGGGGACGGTCGCGATCCAGAAGCACGTCGGTGGCGAAGGCGCACGGCTCCTCGGCGAGGAGTACAACCAGCAGGTCAGCGTCGGGCCGATGCCGGTCGGCGTGCGCAACACCGACCGGTTCGTCGAGGCTGTCACCCAGATCACCGGCCTCGATCGCTCCGAGCGTCTGAAAAAGGAGCGCGCCCGCCTGCTCGACGCCATCGTCGACGCGCACATGTACCTCTCGGGGCTGCGCGTGGGCGTCTTCGGCGACCCGGACTGGATCGAGGGGATCACGGAGTTCCTCGCCGAGGCCGGGTCCGAACCGGTCCACGCGCTCACGTCCTTTGAATCCGACGCGTGGACCGAGGACATGCTCGCGGTCGCCGATCGCCACGATCTGGACCTGCACGTCCGCCACGAGTCCGATCTCAAGGAACTGGAGGACATGCTCGACGACGAGCCGGTCGATCTGCTGGTCGGCCCGTCGAAGGGCAAATTCCTCGCCGACGAGCAGGACATCCCGCTGGTGCGCACCGGGTTCCCCGTTGAGGACCGCTTTGGCTACCATCGCCGCGCGACGGTCGGCTACCGCGGGTCGATCAACCTGCTCGACGACGTGGTCAACGCCTTCCTCCGCGGGGGCAACGAGCGACTCGTCTCGAACACGACGCTGGATACCGACCTGGAGGGTGGGGTGCGCTAG
- a CDS encoding radical SAM protein codes for MDAEPPDDPHVEAAEESATADHPCYGDGTHKEFGRIHLPVAPDCNVSCGYCDRRFDCPNENRPGVSSDVLSPEEAVDRVGEILDEEPRITVAGFAGPGDSLANEETFETLELLNERHPQLKGCISTNGLLLPDRIDRLDRLGVETVTVTVNAVDPAIGEEIYGGVTYDGTVYQGAEAFQLLLFQQLRGIRTAVDRGMVVKVNSILIPGVNEDHLPAVAETAADLGAYVHNVTPLIPMAEFAEHESPDHQQVAAVREACGGHLNQFRNCQQCRADAAGMLADDRSLASVNVSGGQP; via the coding sequence ATGGACGCGGAGCCACCCGACGACCCGCACGTTGAAGCGGCCGAGGAGTCCGCGACAGCCGATCACCCTTGCTACGGCGACGGCACCCACAAGGAGTTCGGCCGGATCCACCTGCCGGTCGCCCCCGACTGCAACGTCTCCTGTGGGTACTGCGATCGGCGCTTCGATTGCCCGAACGAGAACCGGCCGGGCGTCTCCTCGGATGTCCTCTCGCCCGAGGAGGCGGTCGATCGCGTCGGCGAGATCCTCGACGAAGAGCCGCGGATAACCGTCGCGGGCTTTGCCGGCCCCGGCGACTCACTGGCCAACGAGGAGACCTTCGAGACCCTGGAACTGCTGAACGAGCGCCATCCGCAATTGAAGGGGTGTATCTCGACGAACGGTCTGCTCCTGCCCGACCGGATCGACCGCCTGGACCGCCTGGGCGTCGAGACGGTGACCGTCACGGTCAACGCCGTCGATCCCGCGATCGGCGAGGAGATCTACGGCGGCGTCACCTACGACGGGACGGTCTATCAGGGCGCGGAGGCCTTCCAGTTGCTCCTCTTCCAGCAACTGCGGGGGATCCGCACGGCCGTCGATCGCGGGATGGTCGTGAAGGTCAACTCCATCCTGATCCCCGGCGTCAACGAGGACCACCTGCCGGCGGTGGCCGAGACAGCGGCCGACCTCGGGGCCTACGTCCACAACGTCACGCCACTCATTCCGATGGCCGAGTTCGCCGAGCACGAATCGCCCGATCACCAGCAGGTGGCCGCCGTCCGTGAGGCGTGTGGCGGCCACCTCAACCAGTTCCGCAACTGCCAGCAGTGCCGGGCCGACGCGGCCGGCATGCTGGCCGACGACCGCTCGCTCGCGTCAGTCAACGTCAGCGGAGGACAGCCATGA
- the nifH gene encoding nitrogenase iron protein: MSDDADTEPRQIAIYGKGGIGKSTTQQNTAAALANKGHNILNVGCDPKADCTRLLRRGERLEPVLDQVREAGDPEELNLDELMIDGYEGVKTVEAGGPEPGVGCGGRGVITAIEALEAKGAYEDDLDYVFYDVLGDVVCGGFAMPIREDYADEIYIVVSGEYMALYAANNIAIGVQKFANRGYARMGGIICNSRNVERERELVEEFADRINTQMIHFIPRDKDVQRAEIQKKTVIDWDDSVEQAQVYEELAEKIETNETYTVPDPMEQAELESLMREYGVVTPNAAEGEAAD; the protein is encoded by the coding sequence ATGAGTGACGACGCGGACACCGAACCCCGGCAGATCGCTATCTACGGTAAGGGCGGTATCGGCAAGAGCACGACCCAGCAGAACACCGCCGCAGCACTCGCTAACAAGGGCCACAACATCCTCAACGTCGGCTGTGACCCCAAGGCCGACTGCACCCGCCTGCTCCGCCGGGGCGAACGCCTGGAGCCGGTCCTCGATCAGGTCCGGGAGGCGGGCGACCCCGAGGAATTGAACCTCGACGAGCTGATGATCGACGGCTACGAGGGCGTCAAGACCGTCGAGGCCGGTGGGCCAGAGCCCGGCGTCGGCTGTGGCGGCCGGGGAGTCATCACCGCCATCGAGGCCCTGGAAGCGAAGGGGGCCTACGAGGACGACCTCGATTACGTCTTTTACGACGTGCTGGGCGACGTGGTCTGTGGCGGCTTTGCGATGCCCATCCGCGAGGACTACGCCGACGAGATCTACATCGTCGTCTCGGGGGAGTACATGGCGCTGTACGCCGCCAACAACATCGCCATCGGCGTCCAGAAGTTCGCCAATCGGGGCTACGCCCGGATGGGTGGGATCATTTGCAACTCCCGGAACGTCGAACGCGAACGCGAACTCGTCGAGGAGTTCGCCGACCGGATCAACACCCAGATGATTCACTTCATCCCCCGGGACAAGGACGTCCAGCGCGCCGAGATCCAGAAGAAGACGGTCATCGACTGGGACGACTCCGTCGAGCAGGCCCAGGTGTACGAGGAACTGGCCGAGAAGATCGAGACCAACGAGACCTACACCGTCCCGGACCCGATGGAGCAGGCGGAACTCGAATCGCTGATGCGCGAGTACGGCGTCGTCACGCCCAACGCCGCCGAAGGGGAGGCCGCCGACTGA
- a CDS encoding ATP-dependent DNA helicase, producing MDPSRIESAFPAPSYRGNQEDALRRIRAAFEDGNDVVLVRAPTGSGKSLLARAIAGCARGGSQASATDPIGAYYTTPQVSQLDDVASDPLLDDLSIIRGKGNYKCILSGETDTPVTQAPCAREREFDCQVKHRCPYFSDRSIAANQSIAAMTLAYFMQTAGSDVFGTRDVVVIDEAHGLGEWAEMYAAIDLAPDTVPVWDERPPPEIDDVETAADYAAGLSRVCDRRLTDLRSQVELEPEEAAERDRLEELRSDLTWFQEAVRDPDSPTTWVVDQPDGEGTRTTCKPLNPERFLSHTVWDRGNKFALLSATILNKEAFCASAGLDPDRVALVDLEHTFPVENRPLVDVTQGKMTYEERDATIPKVAETLVSLMARHPEEPGLVHCHSYAIQDALADELEALGVGDRVRSHDSEDRDGQLAAWKRSDDPTVFLSVKMEEALDLDGDLCRWQLLCKAPYPNTRDSRVARRLEDGDWAWYYRSALRTVIQACGRIVRSPEDHGVTYLADSSLLDLFDRARTDMPGWFADQVDRMERPDLADPDPDAALAGLTDGRSSGRSGSGGSRRSRRSSRSGSNPVADVWDTE from the coding sequence GTGGATCCCTCCCGTATCGAATCGGCGTTTCCCGCACCCTCCTATCGCGGCAACCAGGAGGACGCCCTGCGTCGTATCCGGGCGGCCTTCGAGGACGGCAACGACGTCGTGCTCGTCCGCGCCCCGACGGGCAGCGGCAAGTCCCTGCTGGCGCGGGCGATCGCCGGCTGTGCCCGCGGGGGGAGCCAGGCCAGCGCGACCGACCCGATCGGGGCCTACTACACGACCCCGCAGGTCTCCCAGCTCGACGACGTGGCGAGCGATCCGCTCCTCGACGACCTTTCGATCATCCGCGGGAAAGGAAACTACAAGTGCATCCTCTCGGGGGAGACAGACACCCCCGTCACCCAGGCACCTTGCGCTCGCGAGCGCGAGTTCGACTGCCAGGTCAAACACCGGTGTCCATACTTCTCGGATCGCTCGATCGCCGCCAACCAGTCGATCGCGGCGATGACGCTCGCCTATTTCATGCAAACCGCCGGCTCGGACGTCTTCGGCACGCGCGACGTGGTCGTGATCGACGAGGCCCATGGCCTGGGCGAGTGGGCCGAGATGTACGCCGCGATCGATCTCGCGCCCGACACGGTCCCAGTCTGGGACGAACGCCCGCCCCCTGAGATCGACGACGTCGAGACGGCCGCCGACTACGCCGCCGGCCTCTCGCGGGTCTGTGATCGCCGACTGACCGACCTCCGATCGCAGGTCGAACTCGAACCCGAGGAGGCCGCCGAACGCGACCGACTCGAGGAACTCCGGTCGGACCTGACGTGGTTCCAGGAGGCCGTCCGCGATCCCGATAGCCCGACGACGTGGGTCGTCGACCAGCCCGACGGCGAGGGCACCCGGACGACGTGCAAGCCACTCAATCCCGAACGCTTTCTCTCACACACGGTCTGGGATCGGGGGAACAAGTTCGCGCTCCTCTCGGCGACGATCCTCAACAAGGAGGCGTTCTGTGCGAGCGCCGGTCTCGACCCCGACCGCGTGGCGCTGGTCGACCTCGAACACACCTTCCCCGTCGAGAACCGGCCGCTGGTCGACGTCACGCAGGGGAAGATGACCTACGAGGAACGCGATGCGACGATTCCGAAGGTCGCCGAGACGCTCGTCTCGTTGATGGCCCGTCATCCCGAAGAACCTGGGCTGGTGCACTGTCACTCCTACGCGATCCAGGATGCCCTTGCCGACGAACTCGAGGCGCTCGGCGTCGGCGATCGGGTCCGCTCTCACGACAGCGAGGACCGCGACGGCCAACTCGCCGCCTGGAAGCGCAGCGACGACCCGACGGTCTTTCTCTCGGTGAAGATGGAGGAAGCGCTGGATCTGGACGGTGATCTCTGTCGGTGGCAACTGCTCTGCAAGGCTCCCTACCCCAACACGCGGGATTCGCGGGTCGCGCGTCGCCTGGAAGACGGCGACTGGGCGTGGTACTACCGGAGTGCGCTCCGGACGGTGATCCAGGCCTGCGGGCGGATCGTCCGCTCGCCCGAGGATCACGGGGTGACCTATCTCGCGGATTCGAGCCTGTTGGATCTCTTCGATCGCGCCCGGACCGACATGCCGGGGTGGTTCGCCGACCAGGTCGATCGGATGGAGCGCCCCGATCTCGCCGATCCGGATCCTGACGCTGCGCTCGCTGGACTGACCGACGGCCGGTCGAGCGGTCGGTCGGGGTCGGGGGGCTCGCGCCGCTCACGACGCAGTTCCCGGTCGGGATCGAATCCCGTCGCCGATGTCTGGGACACGGAGTGA